The Lujinxingia litoralis genome has a window encoding:
- the dinB gene encoding DNA polymerase IV: MRKIIHVDMDCFFAAIEMRDDPILRGRPIAVGGDPGRRGVIATANYQARTFGVRSAMASAYAVRLCPQLIILPSRMNVYREESQKIRAIFERYTEIIEPLSLDEAFLDLTHSEHHRGSATLSARAIREAIFKETGLTASAGISINKFLAKVASEIEKPDGQYVVAPHQVAGFMRELPVKAIPGVGKVTARSIHDMGVKTCGDLQRVELSELVRRFGKRGKRLYELARGIDERPVRTERIARSVSVETTYASDLPDLNACTARLPALVESLHRRLGRKERPPIRALFVKVKFEDFHQTTVERAELTEPTVKAYARLLAEALQRSEQAVRLLGVGVRLDHEHDLLPQQLELFF; the protein is encoded by the coding sequence ATGCGCGACGACCCGATCCTGCGCGGACGCCCGATCGCCGTGGGGGGCGATCCGGGACGGCGCGGGGTGATCGCCACGGCCAACTATCAGGCCCGCACCTTCGGGGTGCGCTCGGCGATGGCCTCGGCCTATGCGGTGCGCCTGTGTCCGCAGCTGATCATTCTGCCCTCGCGCATGAACGTCTACCGCGAAGAGAGCCAGAAGATCCGCGCCATCTTTGAGCGCTACACCGAGATCATCGAGCCCCTCTCGCTCGACGAGGCCTTTCTGGATCTGACCCACTCCGAGCACCACCGGGGCAGCGCCACGCTGAGCGCGCGGGCCATCCGCGAGGCGATCTTCAAAGAGACCGGGCTCACGGCCTCGGCCGGGATCTCCATCAATAAGTTTCTGGCCAAGGTCGCCAGCGAGATCGAGAAGCCCGACGGTCAGTACGTGGTGGCGCCCCATCAGGTGGCGGGGTTTATGCGCGAGCTTCCGGTGAAGGCCATCCCCGGGGTGGGCAAGGTCACCGCGCGCAGCATTCACGACATGGGGGTAAAGACCTGCGGCGACTTGCAGCGCGTGGAGCTCAGCGAGCTGGTGCGCCGCTTTGGCAAACGGGGCAAGCGCCTCTACGAGCTGGCCCGGGGCATCGATGAGCGCCCGGTGCGCACCGAGCGCATCGCGCGCAGCGTGAGCGTGGAGACGACCTACGCCAGCGACCTCCCGGACTTAAACGCCTGCACCGCTCGCCTGCCCGCGCTGGTCGAGAGCCTGCACCGACGCCTGGGGCGCAAGGAGCGCCCCCCGATCCGGGCGCTCTTTGTGAAGGTTAAGTTTGAGGATTTTCACCAGACGACGGTGGAGCGCGCCGAGCTCACCGAGCCCACGGTAAAGGCCTATGCCCGGCTCTTGGCCGAGGCCCTCCAGCGCTCCGAGCAGGCGGTGCGCCTCTTAGGGGTGGGGGTGCGTCTGGACCATGAGCATGACCTGCTACCGCAGCAGCTGGAGCTCTTCTTTTAG
- a CDS encoding PHP domain-containing protein: protein MSIASWPADGPLEIHSHSTVSDGTYGVEEMVALMVEHRVRHWALTDHDTTAGVLPAARACAGSGVSLISGIEISAQSQDRSIHVLGYGFDPEEAALASYGERMERARDERMAEMVERVRGLGLEVSFEDVRLQSQHGNMGRPHLARALHARGYVETPQEAFDRWLHTDGPGYVPMAYLSVDDAIDLIRGAGGMVVLAHPGRYTTMVEHLDRWREMGLHALEVRHPSHDLATERRLVMLAQKHELNMTASNDWHGSHPTDLERLGRVNFSPLWRDAFFDRLAQTAWAGARGWA from the coding sequence ATGAGCATCGCAAGCTGGCCGGCCGATGGCCCCCTGGAGATCCATAGCCACTCCACCGTCAGCGACGGCACCTACGGCGTGGAGGAGATGGTCGCGTTGATGGTCGAGCATCGGGTGCGCCACTGGGCACTCACCGATCACGACACCACCGCCGGGGTGCTCCCGGCGGCCCGGGCCTGCGCCGGCTCCGGGGTGAGCTTGATCAGCGGCATCGAGATCAGCGCGCAGTCCCAGGATCGCTCGATTCACGTGCTGGGCTACGGCTTTGACCCCGAAGAGGCGGCGCTGGCCAGCTATGGCGAGCGTATGGAGCGGGCGCGCGATGAGCGCATGGCCGAGATGGTGGAGCGGGTCCGCGGCCTGGGGCTGGAGGTGAGCTTTGAGGATGTGCGGCTCCAGTCGCAACACGGCAATATGGGCCGCCCGCATCTGGCCCGCGCGCTCCACGCCCGCGGCTACGTGGAGACGCCGCAGGAGGCCTTCGATCGCTGGCTGCATACCGATGGTCCCGGCTATGTGCCCATGGCCTACCTCTCGGTCGACGACGCCATCGACCTCATTCGCGGCGCCGGCGGCATGGTCGTGCTCGCCCACCCCGGCCGCTACACCACCATGGTCGAGCATCTGGATCGCTGGCGGGAGATGGGGCTCCATGCCCTGGAGGTCCGCCACCCCTCCCACGATCTGGCCACCGAGCGTCGCCTGGTGATGCTGGCCCAGAAGCACGAGCTGAACATGACGGCCAGCAACGACTGGCACGGCTCACACCCCACCGACCTGGAGCGTCTGGGGCGCGTGAATTTTAGCCCCCTGTGGCGCGATGCCTTCTTTGATCGCCTGGCGCAGACGGCCTGGGCCGGCGCCCGCGGCTGGGCCTGA